The Miscanthus floridulus cultivar M001 chromosome 7, ASM1932011v1, whole genome shotgun sequence genome includes a region encoding these proteins:
- the LOC136465252 gene encoding uncharacterized protein, giving the protein MSVPSIQSCTWARDVLHMRSGRIATTETIICGAWALWTGRNARGHGCKSWEPGATARFISKLLEDLASLKRAPVVRPRAPKTKWEKPSPGWFKINTDAGFDQVTNTGSAGVVIRDQDGLVAGGSARWFEDVPDVLTAEAMAAREGLELAVELGLDRVMLEVDCQELSKLLLSQHASTSHIGGLCFDILELGKVFSEFKIRWIQRDANSVANLCASMVSATDRCHFWIDNAPGWLVDLAAADCNLAMN; this is encoded by the coding sequence ATGTCGGTGCCAAGCATACAGAGTTGCACTTGGGCTCGGGATGTTCTCCACATGCGGTCAGGGAGGATCGCGACCACTGAAACAATTATATGTGGCGCCTGGGCACTCTGGACTGGTCGCAACGCGCGTGGTCACGGGTGCAAATCCTGGGAACCAGGTGCTACTGCTCGGTTCATATCAAAGCTTCTGGAAGACCTGGCGTCACTAAAGCGAGCGCCGGTGGTCAGACCGAGGGCGCCGAAAACGAAGTGGGAGAAGCCATCGCCGGGCTGGTTCAAGATCAATACGGATGCGGGCTTCGACCAGGTGACCAATACTGGCTCGGCAGGAGTGGTCATCCGGGATCAAGATGGTCTAGTGGCAGGTGGATCAGCAAGATGGTTTGAGGATGTACCGGATGTGCTTACAGCGGAGGCCATGGCGGCGAGGGAGGGTCTCGAGCTGGCTGTGGAATTGGGACTCGACCGGGTGATGCTGGAAGTCGATTGCCAAGAACTTTCGAAGTTGCTGCTAAGTCAACATGCGTCTACTTCACACATCGGAGGCTTATGTTTTGACATTTTAGAGCTAGGCAAGGTTTTTAGTGAGTTTAAGATTAGATGGATTCAAAGGGACGCGAATTCGGTGGCAAACCTTTGTGCATCTATGGTTTCGGCCACTGATCGCTGTCACTTCTGGATTGATAATGCACCGGGCTGGCTAGTCGATCTAGCGGCTGCCGATTGTAATCTTGCCATGAATTAA